The following are from one region of the Magallana gigas chromosome 4, xbMagGiga1.1, whole genome shotgun sequence genome:
- the LOC105348947 gene encoding tumor suppressor candidate 2, translated as MGQKTSSMARKVSQSVSSMFGATGDDKDGAHHSSALAITPFIYTKKGSRFYDEDGDLAHEFYEERDIGGHSIMEQHWRNLTPEGEVKLRIPRLHVDFPVVICEAPYSGPG; from the exons ATGGGACAGAAAACATCATCCATGGCACGAAAAGTGTCACAGTCAGTATCATCAATGTTTGGTGCAACGGGTGATGACAAGGATGGAGCACACCACTCATCAGCATTAGCGATAACGCCATTTATATACACTAAGAAAGG ATCAAGGTTTTATGATGAAGATGGAGACCTTGCCCATGAATTCTATGAAGAAAGAGATATAGGTGGCCATTCTATAATGGAACAACACTGGCGAAATCTGACACCAGAG gGAGAGGTTAAACTTCGCATTCCAAGGCTCCATGTGGATTTCCCTGTTGTTATATGTGAGGCACCTTATTCAGGTCCAGGGTAG
- the LOC105348949 gene encoding uncharacterized protein isoform X1 — protein MDKVKEEAERYSEYVREKLGDILSSAVADVAAARPEDPIDFLAHRLYTTRRQHMVTCSTGTVTCSSGPGPVPTRPTFGIATLRPRQSHGNRATRSRLTRYRPENEMSQIHVKNVKKTEKATTKDASGNSSSELEASVLKKLGLNENGQLPTATQQNQKENKFYGGSLGTTRVVNLPGDHVLQDATSSSSRRNVFAADDEGFEETVSYGSMTKPVFVHLCLKNNLSGLHCDLFDDYDLT, from the exons ATGGATAAAGTAAAAGAAG AGGCGGAGCGCTACAGTGAGTACGTCCGGGAGAAACTGGGGGACATCCTGTCGTCTGCTGTGGCGGATGTTGCGGCTGCGCGACCCGAGGATCCCATTGACTTCCTGGCCCACCGACTGTACACCACCAGG AGACAACACATGGTCACGTGTTCAACAGGAACAGTCACGTGTTCATCAGGACCAGGACCGGTCCCCACGAGACCTACTTTCGGAATTGCTACCCTCAGGCCGCGACAGAGTCATGGCAACCGGGCTACAAGGTCAAGGTTAACGCGATACAGACCGGAAAATGAGATGTCTCaaatacatgttaaaaatgTCAAGAAAACGGAAAAGGCAACAACGAAGGATGCATCCGGAAACAGCTCCTCTGAGCTGGAAGCAAGTGTCTTAAAGAAACTGGGACTCAATGAAAATGGACAGTTGCCAACAGCAACTCAACAAAatcaaaaggaaaataaattcTATGGAGGAAGCTTAGGAACAACAAGAGTAGTGAATTTGCCTGGTGATCACGTGCTACAAGATGCTACATCATCAAGTAGCAGACGCAATGTGTTTGCAGCAGACGATGAAGGGTTTGAGGAGACAGTGTCTTATGGTTCTATGACAAAGCCAGTGTTTGTCCACTTGtgtcttaaaaataatttaagcgGCCTTCACTGTGATTTGTTTGATGATTACGATTTGACCTGA
- the LOC105348949 gene encoding uncharacterized protein isoform X2: MIKQSVIPPPSHGSCYLRQHMVTCSTGTVTCSSGPGPVPTRPTFGIATLRPRQSHGNRATRSRLTRYRPENEMSQIHVKNVKKTEKATTKDASGNSSSELEASVLKKLGLNENGQLPTATQQNQKENKFYGGSLGTTRVVNLPGDHVLQDATSSSSRRNVFAADDEGFEETVSYGSMTKPVFVHLCLKNNLSGLHCDLFDDYDLT, encoded by the exons ATGATAAAGCAGTCAGTTATACCACCCCCCAGTCACGGATCGTGTTATCTG AGACAACACATGGTCACGTGTTCAACAGGAACAGTCACGTGTTCATCAGGACCAGGACCGGTCCCCACGAGACCTACTTTCGGAATTGCTACCCTCAGGCCGCGACAGAGTCATGGCAACCGGGCTACAAGGTCAAGGTTAACGCGATACAGACCGGAAAATGAGATGTCTCaaatacatgttaaaaatgTCAAGAAAACGGAAAAGGCAACAACGAAGGATGCATCCGGAAACAGCTCCTCTGAGCTGGAAGCAAGTGTCTTAAAGAAACTGGGACTCAATGAAAATGGACAGTTGCCAACAGCAACTCAACAAAatcaaaaggaaaataaattcTATGGAGGAAGCTTAGGAACAACAAGAGTAGTGAATTTGCCTGGTGATCACGTGCTACAAGATGCTACATCATCAAGTAGCAGACGCAATGTGTTTGCAGCAGACGATGAAGGGTTTGAGGAGACAGTGTCTTATGGTTCTATGACAAAGCCAGTGTTTGTCCACTTGtgtcttaaaaataatttaagcgGCCTTCACTGTGATTTGTTTGATGATTACGATTTGACCTGA